The Methanococcoides methylutens MM1 genome has a window encoding:
- a CDS encoding GTP-binding protein — translation MLTLVVGGFLGSGKTTTIINTGKYLVDKGHKVAIIVNEIGEIGIDGDIINKFGFDTKEITNGCICCSLKMGLRSTVITLYNSYNPDILIIEPTGIAFPNVIKREIELMDLGEGAEIAPLVTLIDGSRFKHLLKEMKHFSTRQIEDAEILAINKVDLMDNLQIPIIEESVQQLNKKAKVIRISGNDRDEKFYDFMDMVFPEEIRDGSSGAEIQQTKAAEAGKSSIAPANGISLVSKEHMDLIKDEQETESSIDASGVATYAAEYKIKDGTDIERSKMIARDIMTKIKAEVMKHSPEFIGHIKMFLDSDADTVKMNVTAYFEEPQLELIETGENETFKLKILSAISNMEKDDLMKIVDNFATDVFNSYGIAIEKLDPHHHHEHGHSHHH, via the coding sequence ATGCTAACACTTGTAGTTGGCGGTTTTCTCGGAAGCGGAAAGACCACCACGATAATCAATACTGGAAAGTATCTCGTGGACAAAGGGCACAAGGTTGCCATTATTGTTAACGAGATAGGAGAGATCGGGATCGATGGTGATATCATCAATAAATTCGGTTTCGATACAAAAGAGATCACTAACGGATGTATTTGTTGTTCGCTCAAGATGGGACTACGCTCAACAGTGATAACGCTTTACAATTCCTACAACCCGGATATCCTTATAATTGAGCCTACCGGAATTGCATTCCCCAACGTTATCAAAAGAGAGATCGAACTGATGGACCTGGGAGAGGGAGCTGAGATCGCACCACTTGTGACACTGATCGATGGAAGCAGGTTCAAGCACCTTCTAAAAGAGATGAAACATTTCTCAACACGTCAGATCGAAGATGCAGAGATTCTTGCCATCAATAAGGTCGACCTTATGGACAATCTGCAAATACCCATCATAGAAGAATCCGTACAACAGCTTAATAAAAAAGCAAAAGTGATACGCATCTCCGGAAATGACAGAGATGAGAAATTCTATGATTTCATGGATATGGTATTTCCGGAAGAAATACGGGATGGGTCATCGGGCGCTGAAATTCAGCAAACTAAAGCTGCTGAAGCAGGAAAATCATCCATTGCACCTGCAAATGGAATCTCACTTGTCAGCAAGGAACACATGGATCTCATAAAGGACGAGCAGGAAACAGAAAGTTCTATCGATGCATCAGGTGTTGCGACCTATGCTGCAGAATATAAGATCAAAGATGGAACAGATATCGAAAGATCAAAGATGATAGCCAGGGACATCATGACCAAAATAAAGGCAGAGGTTATGAAGCATAGTCCTGAGTTCATAGGCCACATCAAGATGTTCCTTGATTCTGATGCGGATACAGTTAAGATGAACGTTACCGCATACTTTGAAGAACCACAACTGGAACTGATCGAAACAGGCGAGAATGAGACATTCAAGTTGAAGATACTTTCAGCGATCTCAAACATGGAAAAAGATGATCTTATGAAGATCGTGGACAACTTCGCAACAGATGTATTCAACAGCTATGGAATTGCCATTGAGAAGCTTGACCCACATCACCACCATGAACACGGACATTCACACCATCATTAA
- a CDS encoding cation diffusion facilitator family transporter, with the protein MWTIYSVKGISFAIFLAYLAIAVLELTIGIYANLSAIESIGYYSLFVCIIGSARIFVPQVVSQYTDKDHPYGYTKYGSLMSLFVAFMFILFGIFILKTMIPAISVDNYYKFYSFVIATLAVAIMLDILILRTKKEDSFLGIKDIFTPSLVEINLLLSIIVAGVLIFGTIYPLAEILVVFLIVAFLFKECASIIVESGNTLCDACRLDESAVCNIVNSIDGVEDCYMVRAHGASQSLFVDLRIKVMSDMHIRDTQRLVARIESDLKRTYRGVSDVFVHLEPL; encoded by the coding sequence ATGTGGACAATATATTCAGTAAAGGGAATATCATTTGCGATCTTCTTAGCTTATCTGGCAATTGCAGTACTGGAGCTAACGATAGGAATCTATGCAAACCTCTCTGCAATTGAATCAATTGGATATTATTCTCTTTTTGTCTGTATTATAGGATCTGCCAGAATATTCGTTCCACAGGTAGTTTCACAGTATACTGACAAAGATCACCCCTATGGTTACACAAAGTATGGATCATTGATGTCTCTTTTTGTTGCCTTTATGTTTATTCTGTTTGGCATCTTCATTCTAAAAACGATGATTCCAGCCATATCAGTTGATAATTATTATAAATTTTATTCATTTGTGATTGCAACATTAGCTGTTGCAATTATGTTGGATATTTTAATATTGAGAACGAAAAAAGAGGATTCGTTCTTAGGAATAAAAGACATTTTCACTCCTTCTCTTGTAGAGATCAACCTTTTATTATCTATTATAGTTGCAGGGGTTCTGATATTTGGAACAATCTATCCTCTGGCAGAAATTCTTGTAGTATTTCTGATTGTTGCATTCCTTTTTAAGGAGTGTGCATCTATCATTGTAGAATCCGGAAATACACTATGTGATGCATGCAGGCTTGACGAATCAGCAGTATGCAATATAGTGAATTCGATAGATGGGGTGGAGGATTGCTATATGGTGCGTGCACATGGAGCTTCACAGAGTCTCTTTGTTGATCTTCGCATAAAGGTAATGTCTGATATGCACATCAGGGATACACAACGGTTGGTAGCACGCATTGAAAGTGATCTAAAAAGAACGTATAGAGGGGTTTCGGATGTATTTGTCCATCTCGAACCTCTATAA
- the mtaB gene encoding methanol--corrinoid protein co-methyltransferase MtaB — MAINRYTKMAYGSADDMIFGKSKFPVKAGLDLEIGGGYTSPEVNYAPRPEAGASKEKLVKEYQRITTDIMNRMVQVGFPSVVLETEHVEQMTNNPTWGGEVAHAQKEIMEEFHDEYGIKCALRHTPGDIREDRDFLELRGDKFNTLMESFEEVASNGADLLSIETMGGKEVFDYAILRNDVPGMLYAIGCLGTMDMDFIWQEIASVAKKNNVVAAGDTDCSEANTAMFIAGGLLDKNLAHTLAIIARAISAPRSLAAYEAGALGPGKDCGYENTIVKSITGMPMTQEGKTSTCAHSDVMGNLVMQCCDLWSNESVEYHAEFGGTSVQCWSESLGYDCALMNTALATGQEKTLRDLMVLSDKYRDPQGYVLAYDNAYRVGEAIVKDGNDIYLRAKNAALKSIEIMEEGAAGKLELTRFEKGALADAKEALSALTDDQDTFMSDCMAKYKEEVKVFLPENYGL; from the coding sequence ATGGCAATAAACAGATACACAAAGATGGCATATGGCAGTGCAGATGATATGATCTTCGGTAAGTCAAAGTTCCCGGTAAAAGCAGGACTTGACCTTGAGATCGGTGGCGGATACACATCTCCTGAAGTGAACTACGCTCCAAGACCTGAAGCTGGTGCATCAAAGGAGAAACTTGTTAAAGAATACCAGAGGATCACCACAGATATCATGAACCGTATGGTTCAGGTAGGTTTCCCATCTGTAGTACTTGAGACAGAACACGTTGAACAGATGACCAACAACCCAACCTGGGGAGGAGAGGTCGCACACGCACAGAAGGAGATCATGGAAGAGTTCCACGATGAATACGGCATCAAATGTGCATTAAGACACACCCCTGGTGACATCCGTGAAGACCGTGACTTCCTTGAGCTTAGAGGTGACAAGTTCAACACCCTTATGGAGTCATTTGAGGAAGTAGCATCTAACGGTGCTGACCTGCTTTCCATTGAGACAATGGGTGGTAAGGAAGTATTCGACTATGCTATCCTGAGGAACGATGTTCCTGGTATGCTCTATGCAATTGGCTGTCTTGGTACCATGGATATGGACTTCATCTGGCAGGAGATCGCTAGTGTTGCAAAGAAGAACAATGTCGTTGCAGCTGGTGATACCGACTGTTCCGAAGCAAACACTGCAATGTTCATTGCAGGTGGTCTGCTCGACAAGAACCTTGCTCACACACTTGCTATCATTGCAAGGGCAATCTCAGCACCAAGATCTCTCGCAGCATACGAGGCAGGAGCTCTAGGTCCAGGTAAGGACTGTGGATATGAGAACACCATCGTAAAGTCAATCACAGGTATGCCAATGACTCAGGAAGGTAAGACATCCACTTGCGCACACTCTGATGTCATGGGTAACCTTGTCATGCAGTGCTGTGACCTCTGGTCTAACGAGTCTGTGGAATACCATGCTGAGTTTGGTGGTACATCCGTACAGTGCTGGTCAGAATCCCTCGGTTATGATTGTGCTTTGATGAACACTGCACTTGCAACAGGCCAGGAGAAGACCCTCAGGGATCTTATGGTACTCTCTGATAAATACAGGGACCCACAGGGCTATGTACTTGCATATGACAACGCATACCGTGTTGGTGAGGCCATTGTCAAGGACGGAAATGACATCTACCTCCGTGCAAAGAACGCTGCACTCAAATCCATCGAGATCATGGAAGAGGGAGCTGCAGGTAAGCTTGAGCTCACAAGGTTCGAGAAGGGTGCACTTGCAGATGCAAAGGAAGCACTGTCCGCACTTACAGACGACCAGGACACCTTCATGAGCGATTGCATGGCAAAGTACAAGGAAGAAGTCAAGGTATTCCTGCCTGAGAACTACGGTCTCTAA
- the mtaC gene encoding methanol--corrinoid protein MtaC gives MTSLDIDPSEILVRYNVQMEKAMSPEDAAAELYPTDELYRPIAEAIFEGEEDDVIEGLEAAIDAGKNPIALIDDALMVGMKVVTDLYDQGIIFLPNVMMSADAMLDGIEFCKDQSDEAPVSKGKVVCHVAEGDVHDIGKTIVAALLRANGYEVVDLGRDVPVDEVIEAVKAENPIMLTGTALMTTTMYAFKAVNDRLLEAGIKVPFACGGGAVNQDFVTTYELGVYGEEAADAPKIADQIVAGAALDALKEEFHKH, from the coding sequence ATGACCAGTCTTGACATAGACCCCAGTGAGATTCTGGTAAGGTACAATGTACAAATGGAAAAGGCAATGTCTCCTGAAGACGCAGCAGCTGAACTCTATCCAACCGATGAGTTATACAGGCCAATTGCAGAAGCGATCTTTGAAGGTGAAGAAGACGACGTTATCGAAGGTCTTGAAGCTGCTATCGATGCAGGTAAGAACCCAATTGCATTGATCGACGATGCACTTATGGTAGGTATGAAGGTTGTTACAGATCTGTACGACCAGGGTATAATTTTCCTGCCAAACGTCATGATGTCTGCAGATGCAATGCTTGATGGTATCGAGTTCTGTAAGGATCAGTCCGACGAAGCACCTGTTTCAAAGGGTAAAGTTGTCTGCCACGTAGCAGAAGGAGATGTACACGACATTGGTAAGACCATTGTAGCAGCACTTCTCAGAGCAAACGGATACGAGGTAGTTGACCTTGGCCGTGATGTTCCTGTAGATGAAGTTATCGAAGCTGTCAAAGCTGAGAACCCAATCATGCTTACAGGTACTGCACTGATGACAACAACAATGTATGCTTTCAAAGCTGTCAACGACAGGCTTCTTGAAGCAGGTATTAAGGTCCCATTCGCCTGTGGCGGTGGAGCAGTTAACCAGGACTTCGTAACAACATATGAACTTGGTGTCTATGGTGAGGAAGCAGCTGACGCACCAAAGATCGCAGATCAGATCGTTGCTGGTGCAGCTCTTGATGCACTGAAAGAGGAATTCCACAAACACTGA
- a CDS encoding acetate uptake transporter: MTNNEETPENCVLCKPENEFHIIDKTSDHAPLGFMGLGLAATMLGLMGSGFFADATMVVSMSIFLGGFAQVFAGIEGWKKGDVFGATAFSAFGLFWFSFAFILMSTGIAEGVLGAASAASVGFYLLIWGIVSLVLLLVTFKIGIKAIIVVFIALTLTFFLNAAANLGIGVGSLAGYVTLILGISALYTSLALVANSVFGKTIAPL; this comes from the coding sequence TTGACAAATAATGAAGAGACTCCAGAGAACTGTGTTTTATGTAAGCCTGAGAATGAATTTCACATAATTGATAAAACATCAGATCATGCACCACTCGGATTCATGGGACTTGGTCTTGCTGCTACAATGCTTGGCCTGATGGGGTCAGGATTCTTTGCAGATGCTACAATGGTAGTATCAATGTCTATTTTCCTTGGTGGATTTGCACAGGTATTTGCAGGCATTGAAGGTTGGAAGAAAGGAGATGTGTTCGGAGCAACAGCATTCTCAGCCTTTGGCCTGTTCTGGTTCTCCTTTGCGTTCATACTAATGTCTACTGGAATCGCAGAAGGAGTTCTCGGTGCAGCCAGTGCAGCATCCGTTGGTTTCTACCTTCTGATATGGGGTATAGTTTCCCTTGTATTATTGCTTGTTACATTTAAGATTGGAATCAAGGCAATAATTGTGGTATTCATCGCACTTACACTGACATTCTTCCTGAATGCAGCAGCAAACCTTGGAATAGGTGTAGGATCACTTGCAGGTTACGTAACTTTGATACTTGGTATTTCTGCATTGTACACTTCACTCGCACTTGTGGCAAATTCCGTGTTTGGTAAGACAATTGCACCTCTGTAA
- a CDS encoding shikimate kinase, which translates to MNITLIGMSGAGKTTIGKLLSKKLGYGFIDIDDLIKKRIGTELQSFIDSSGEEAFLEVEGQAVLDLTPSGNCIISTGGSVVYSEGAMEHLSDISTIVYLDAPFGRISRRIDPSKRGVVGFKDKSLKELYQERKVLYEKYMDVHIKVKKGELKDAIADRVIEMCFKENMIC; encoded by the coding sequence ATGAACATCACGCTTATTGGAATGTCGGGTGCCGGCAAGACAACAATTGGGAAATTACTTTCAAAGAAGCTTGGATATGGCTTTATTGATATAGACGATCTAATCAAGAAAAGGATCGGCACCGAACTTCAATCATTCATTGACAGTTCCGGAGAGGAAGCATTTCTTGAGGTGGAAGGACAGGCAGTACTTGACCTAACTCCATCAGGAAACTGTATCATCTCAACAGGAGGAAGCGTGGTTTATTCAGAAGGCGCTATGGAGCATCTGAGTGATATCTCAACCATAGTTTACCTTGATGCTCCTTTTGGTAGAATTTCGCGCAGGATTGACCCGTCCAAGAGAGGTGTTGTAGGATTTAAAGACAAGTCTCTAAAGGAGCTGTACCAGGAGCGTAAGGTGCTTTATGAAAAGTATATGGATGTACATATCAAAGTAAAAAAAGGTGAGCTTAAGGATGCTATTGCAGATCGAGTAATTGAAATGTGTTTTAAGGAAAATATGATCTGCTAA
- a CDS encoding hydantoinase/oxoprolinase N-terminal domain-containing protein codes for MQYSLGIDAGGTYTDAILVRDSDRLVVTSNKALTTYPDLIEGIKNAIDGIDESYLEKVKLVSLSTTLATNTVLEDTGYPVGLILAGDHNVEKDFPTNDILFVSGGHDHMGEEMAPLDVESVKHFVQRVQDNVSAFAVSSHFSIRNPEHELRVKELIMKLTDKPVVCGHELSQDIGAYERSVTAYLNAQLLPVGKHFINAIIAEMKRRRMNARLIMLKCDGSVVGIRDALERPIETIFSGPAASLIGASYLAEIGTCAVVDVGGTSTDVSMLYENVPDLSDAGAVVGGWQTKVKAIHMETSAMGGDSHIWTKDKKVYIGPRRVEPLCLAAVKYKGFLEKLKRTVVPSRRLFDENIQPTKFFVRTEHEIVDLTENEEMVLSVIGSDPVSFDEMSTVLKKPPSSFVLSSLIKKRLIQAIGFTPTDVLHVLGEYDEWNSEASKLGADVIAKLNNTGKYELSASLKKRFARNMAFGLMSYLLPGVDGSGIEMIVDGKFKAKFDVEVPVVLLGGPVIAYKDDVRSFINAEVIVPDHAEVGNAAGALFGKGIKRIEIMIKPESVNNPDRDFFVFSPDGRLKFDTYVQALSFANDHGRSLTYSYMSECGIRESNVNVTVTEKHVSPEGWRHPPMESKLTFVGVGII; via the coding sequence ATGCAATATAGTTTGGGTATAGATGCAGGTGGAACGTATACGGATGCTATCCTGGTGAGGGATTCGGACAGGCTGGTTGTAACTTCCAATAAGGCCTTGACCACATATCCTGACCTGATCGAGGGAATTAAGAATGCCATAGATGGTATCGATGAGAGTTATCTGGAAAAAGTGAAACTTGTATCGCTTTCTACAACACTTGCTACAAATACTGTTCTGGAAGATACAGGTTATCCTGTAGGTCTTATTCTTGCGGGTGACCATAATGTCGAAAAAGATTTTCCGACAAATGATATCCTTTTTGTTTCAGGTGGCCATGATCATATGGGTGAAGAAATGGCGCCACTGGACGTCGAGTCGGTGAAGCATTTTGTGCAGCGGGTTCAGGACAACGTATCCGCATTTGCCGTGTCTTCACATTTCAGCATACGCAATCCTGAGCACGAATTGCGCGTAAAAGAACTTATCATGAAACTTACCGATAAGCCGGTGGTATGCGGCCATGAACTTTCCCAGGACATTGGTGCCTATGAAAGATCGGTGACAGCTTACCTGAATGCACAGCTGCTTCCAGTTGGAAAGCATTTCATAAACGCGATCATAGCCGAGATGAAGAGAAGACGAATGAATGCCCGGCTTATCATGCTCAAATGTGATGGCTCGGTGGTTGGTATCAGGGATGCACTTGAAAGACCCATTGAGACTATCTTCTCAGGACCGGCTGCGAGCCTGATAGGTGCATCCTATCTTGCTGAAATAGGCACCTGTGCTGTTGTAGACGTTGGTGGAACGAGTACTGATGTTTCCATGCTTTATGAAAATGTACCGGACCTTAGTGATGCAGGAGCAGTTGTTGGTGGATGGCAGACAAAGGTAAAGGCTATTCACATGGAGACCTCTGCAATGGGCGGAGACAGTCATATCTGGACAAAAGACAAAAAGGTCTACATAGGACCGAGAAGGGTGGAACCATTATGTCTTGCTGCTGTTAAATACAAAGGATTTCTTGAAAAACTAAAGAGGACAGTGGTTCCTTCACGCAGGCTTTTTGATGAGAACATCCAGCCAACCAAGTTCTTTGTGAGGACAGAACATGAGATCGTTGACCTGACGGAGAATGAGGAGATGGTCTTATCAGTAATAGGTTCAGATCCCGTTTCCTTCGATGAGATGTCCACAGTATTGAAAAAACCTCCATCTTCCTTTGTGTTGAGTTCCCTGATAAAGAAAAGGCTTATTCAGGCGATCGGATTTACCCCTACAGATGTATTGCATGTTCTGGGCGAGTATGACGAGTGGAACTCCGAGGCCTCCAAGCTGGGTGCGGATGTCATTGCAAAGCTCAATAACACAGGCAAGTATGAGCTTTCAGCTTCCCTGAAAAAAAGGTTTGCCAGGAATATGGCTTTCGGACTGATGTCTTATCTCCTGCCAGGGGTGGATGGGTCTGGCATTGAAATGATAGTTGATGGGAAGTTCAAGGCAAAGTTCGATGTGGAAGTTCCGGTGGTTCTGTTGGGTGGTCCTGTAATTGCTTACAAGGACGATGTCAGGTCCTTCATAAATGCTGAGGTAATTGTTCCGGATCATGCTGAAGTTGGAAATGCGGCAGGAGCACTTTTTGGAAAAGGCATCAAGAGGATCGAGATAATGATAAAGCCCGAATCTGTGAACAATCCTGACAGGGACTTCTTTGTCTTCTCTCCCGACGGAAGGCTGAAGTTTGATACGTATGTGCAGGCATTATCGTTTGCCAATGACCATGGCAGATCGCTTACCTATAGTTACATGAGTGAATGTGGCATCAGGGAAAGTAACGTTAACGTGACGGTGACAGAAAAGCATGTTTCACCTGAAGGATGGCGTCATCCTCCGATGGAATCTAAACTAACCTTTGTTGGTGTAGGTATAATCTGA
- a CDS encoding PFL family protein, whose amino-acid sequence MLVHPEEILETIQMIKAENLDIRTVTMGINLLGCSHNNIDVLNERIYEKITGYAKDLVKTTEEIQNLYGIPIINKRIAVTPIAIVAESCDTDDYVSIAKTLDRAAEDLGIDFIGGFSALVHKGATPGDIKLINSLPQALATTNKVCSSINVATTKAGINMDAVAMMGKIIKKTADATKDDDGIGCAKLVVFANAPEDNPFMAGAFHGVGEPDCVINVGVSGPGVVNSTIRELKDPDLGEISEAIKKTAFKITRMGEMVGREVSRRLNVEFGVVDLSLAPTPEIGDSVAAILEAMGLQNCGTHGTTAALALLNDAVKKGGSMASSYVGGLSGAFIPVSEDAGMIHAVEIGALSLEKLEAMTSVCSVGLDMIAIPGDTSASTVSAIIADEMAIGMINKKTTAVRLIPAPGKKVGDNVEYGGLLGRAPVMSVSEFSSDEFIGRGGRIPAPIQALTN is encoded by the coding sequence ATGCTTGTCCATCCGGAAGAGATACTTGAGACAATCCAAATGATCAAAGCGGAGAATCTCGATATCAGAACCGTTACAATGGGGATCAATCTTCTTGGTTGCTCTCACAATAACATCGATGTGCTCAACGAGAGGATATATGAGAAGATCACCGGCTATGCTAAGGATCTTGTGAAGACCACAGAGGAGATCCAGAACCTCTACGGAATACCAATAATCAATAAGCGCATAGCTGTCACCCCCATAGCCATTGTTGCTGAAAGTTGTGATACGGATGACTATGTATCAATCGCAAAGACACTGGACCGTGCAGCAGAAGATCTGGGTATCGATTTTATTGGCGGATTCAGCGCCCTTGTGCATAAGGGAGCAACACCCGGAGACATAAAGCTCATCAATTCACTTCCTCAGGCACTTGCAACCACAAATAAGGTCTGCTCATCTATCAACGTGGCTACAACAAAGGCGGGCATCAACATGGATGCTGTGGCAATGATGGGCAAGATAATCAAAAAGACCGCTGATGCAACAAAAGATGATGATGGAATCGGCTGTGCCAAACTTGTGGTATTTGCAAATGCACCGGAGGATAACCCGTTCATGGCTGGTGCATTCCACGGAGTGGGTGAACCTGATTGTGTGATCAATGTTGGAGTAAGCGGCCCCGGAGTAGTTAACTCCACCATCAGGGAACTCAAAGATCCTGATCTGGGGGAAATATCGGAAGCCATCAAGAAGACAGCTTTTAAGATCACAAGGATGGGAGAGATGGTTGGAAGGGAGGTTTCACGTCGTCTAAATGTGGAATTTGGAGTTGTGGACCTGTCCCTGGCACCTACACCGGAAATAGGCGACAGTGTGGCCGCTATCCTTGAAGCAATGGGACTCCAGAACTGCGGGACCCACGGGACAACAGCAGCCCTTGCCCTTCTCAACGATGCCGTGAAAAAAGGCGGATCTATGGCATCATCATATGTTGGTGGCCTGAGTGGTGCATTCATACCGGTAAGTGAGGACGCAGGCATGATACATGCTGTGGAGATCGGTGCATTAAGTCTTGAAAAGCTGGAAGCTATGACAAGTGTCTGCTCTGTGGGACTTGACATGATAGCAATTCCAGGAGATACAAGTGCATCCACGGTATCAGCAATAATTGCAGATGAGATGGCAATCGGCATGATCAACAAGAAGACAACCGCTGTGCGTCTGATACCTGCACCCGGAAAGAAAGTTGGTGACAATGTTGAATACGGTGGACTTCTGGGACGTGCACCTGTAATGTCCGTTTCCGAATTCAGTTCAGATGAGTTCATCGGAAGAGGTGGAAGGATACCTGCACCGATACAGGCACTCACAAACTGA
- a CDS encoding ACT domain-containing protein: MTSTRFIITVIGIDKIGIVANITKVMADFNVNIVDISQTLMEDLFTMIMLAGAKDENFDLTAFQKAMSEEGEKLGVEVRVQHEDAFRFMHRI, encoded by the coding sequence ATGACCTCAACCCGCTTCATAATCACTGTTATCGGTATAGACAAGATAGGCATTGTTGCTAATATCACAAAGGTAATGGCAGATTTCAATGTGAACATCGTTGATATCAGCCAGACCCTTATGGAAGACCTGTTCACCATGATAATGCTGGCAGGCGCAAAGGATGAGAACTTCGACCTCACTGCATTCCAGAAAGCTATGTCAGAAGAAGGTGAAAAACTCGGAGTGGAAGTACGTGTACAGCATGAGGATGCATTCCGCTTCATGCACAGGATCTAA
- a CDS encoding MFS transporter, with protein sequence MNHERFLLYSSVFVIMGLSNAVVPVLPELAATDQTTSVTSTSLLYSAFFLGALFTMLPFGILSDRFCSMKFVIFGLMLSFISGIFISVSNNFTILVLARFIEGASCGAFFPAAFSRLALFTKKMRYIGEFNFLLNGGLAAGVAVTGYLAQIGIKYGIYLFVILTAFTLAFAFYYLVCPTRIQNSEELSGKDVLSARAYLSFIISRSSLSIWIISFLLAGSSGVLVSLYPEYSIGTLTKTELGIAISLLYISTMFSSLTIARFNYSYYELIKKGIIIATIGILLTIYYPMAGFTVIGLGSGIMLLGLPLAITDIKIEHGIAMGIYNTCIYAGLALMPLIAGAFTGIFDTVTIFIATGMLFGATLFFNRSPEQDTN encoded by the coding sequence ATGAATCATGAAAGGTTCTTACTCTATTCTTCCGTTTTTGTCATAATGGGGCTTTCAAATGCAGTTGTACCAGTACTGCCAGAGCTCGCAGCTACAGACCAGACAACATCTGTTACATCAACCAGCCTTTTATATTCAGCTTTTTTTCTGGGGGCACTTTTCACCATGCTACCTTTCGGGATTCTCAGTGACAGGTTTTGCAGCATGAAATTTGTTATATTTGGATTGATGCTTTCATTCATCTCAGGAATCTTTATTTCTGTCTCGAACAATTTCACTATACTTGTGCTGGCACGCTTTATTGAAGGAGCATCTTGTGGTGCATTCTTCCCTGCTGCATTTTCAAGGCTGGCACTGTTCACAAAAAAGATGCGCTATATAGGAGAGTTCAATTTCCTTCTCAACGGAGGACTTGCTGCAGGTGTCGCGGTCACAGGGTATCTTGCGCAGATAGGTATCAAATACGGAATATATCTGTTCGTTATACTGACAGCTTTCACTCTTGCTTTCGCATTCTACTACCTAGTCTGCCCTACCAGAATACAGAATTCAGAAGAATTATCAGGAAAAGATGTGTTGTCAGCAAGAGCCTATCTTTCATTCATTATCAGCAGAAGTTCCCTCAGTATATGGATCATCTCTTTCCTGCTTGCAGGGTCAAGCGGTGTCTTGGTCTCCCTCTATCCTGAGTATAGCATTGGGACCCTTACAAAAACAGAACTGGGGATAGCCATATCACTATTATATATTTCAACGATGTTCTCATCGCTCACAATAGCACGCTTTAACTATAGTTATTATGAGCTGATCAAAAAAGGGATCATTATAGCGACGATCGGGATACTCTTAACCATCTATTACCCTATGGCAGGATTCACGGTGATCGGTCTTGGGTCAGGAATAATGCTCCTCGGACTTCCACTGGCGATCACTGACATAAAGATCGAACATGGGATAGCAATGGGGATCTATAACACCTGTATTTATGCCGGTCTGGCATTGATGCCGCTTATAGCAGGAGCATTTACAGGGATTTTTGATACCGTAACGATATTCATAGCTACCGGGATGCTGTTTGGTGCAACTCTATTTTTTAATCGTTCCCCGGAACAAGATACGAATTAA